The following coding sequences are from one Phenylobacterium glaciei window:
- a CDS encoding ABC transporter ATP-binding protein: MTLAIDVHGLNKSFGDKHVVQDVSLQVEAGRICGFLGPNGSGKTTTLRMLCGLLTPDSGDGTCLGLDIISQAGAIKRQAGYMTQKFSLYEDLTLEENLMFSARVHDLDRRKERVAHALERLGLIERRNQLAGTLSGGWKQRLALATATLHEPKLLLLDEPTAGVDPKARRTFWDEIHALSAEGLTVLVSTHYMDEAERCHEIAYIAYGKLIARGTAGEVIAGSHLVTFNGEGPGIDRLSAEIAGRPGVEMAAPFGASLHVSGTDRAAIEAAIAPYRREPFRWTQVEPTLEDVFIQLMDGAEDNFR, translated from the coding sequence GTGACACTGGCCATCGACGTCCATGGCCTGAACAAGAGCTTTGGCGACAAGCACGTGGTGCAAGACGTCTCCCTGCAGGTCGAGGCGGGCCGCATCTGCGGCTTCCTCGGCCCCAACGGCTCAGGCAAGACCACCACCCTGCGGATGCTGTGCGGCCTGCTGACCCCAGATAGCGGCGACGGGACCTGCCTGGGACTGGACATCATCAGTCAGGCGGGCGCCATCAAACGCCAGGCCGGCTACATGACCCAGAAGTTCTCGCTCTACGAGGATCTGACCCTGGAGGAGAACCTGATGTTCTCCGCCCGCGTCCACGACCTGGATCGCCGCAAGGAAAGGGTGGCTCACGCCCTGGAGCGCCTGGGCCTGATCGAGCGGCGAAACCAGTTGGCCGGCACGCTGTCGGGCGGCTGGAAGCAGCGCCTGGCCCTGGCCACCGCCACCCTGCACGAGCCCAAGCTGCTGCTGCTGGACGAGCCCACCGCGGGCGTCGATCCGAAGGCCCGCCGCACCTTCTGGGACGAGATCCACGCACTCAGCGCCGAGGGCCTGACCGTCCTGGTTTCCACCCACTACATGGACGAGGCCGAGCGGTGCCATGAGATCGCTTACATCGCCTACGGCAAGCTGATCGCGCGCGGCACGGCGGGCGAGGTGATCGCGGGCTCGCACCTGGTGACCTTCAACGGCGAGGGGCCGGGGATCGACCGGCTGTCGGCTGAGATCGCAGGGCGGCCCGGCGTCGAGATGGCCGCCCCCTTCGGCGCCTCCCTGCATGTCAGCGGCACTGACCGCGCCGCCATCGAGGCCGCTATCGCCCCGTACCGCCGCGAACCCTTCCGCTGGACGCAGGTTGAGCCGACCCTGGAGGACGTCTTCATCCAGCTGATGGACGGCGCCGAGGACAATTTCCGATGA
- a CDS encoding ABC transporter permease translates to MNGFSATRVWAVLIKEFKQLTRDRLTYAMILALPVIQLLLFGYAINSEPRHLPTALLVQEDSVFARSILSGLRNSAYFDLVAQARSPSELDELIRRGEVQFAITIPGDFTRRVARGDKAQILVEADATDPSATGPAVAALAALPTQALAGDLKGALAPRLQAKPAFEVVVHRRYNPEAVTAYNIVPGLLGVILSMTLVMMTSLSVTRETERGTMESLLATPVEPIEVMIGKLAPYVLVGLAQTVIILTIAKLLFHVPMLGGWIGLALGIGLFIVGSLALGFLISTAAQSQLQAMQMSFFYILPSILLSGFMFPFRGMPGWAQALGEVIPVTHFLRVVRGALLKGQSLGDMWRELLALLAFVCVVTALAMARYRRTLD, encoded by the coding sequence ATGAATGGGTTTTCCGCGACGCGGGTCTGGGCGGTCCTGATCAAGGAGTTCAAGCAGCTCACCCGCGACCGCCTGACCTACGCCATGATCCTGGCCCTGCCGGTGATCCAGCTGCTGCTGTTCGGCTACGCCATCAATTCCGAGCCCCGGCACCTGCCCACCGCCTTGCTGGTGCAGGAGGACAGCGTCTTCGCCCGCTCGATCCTGTCGGGTCTGAGGAACAGCGCCTACTTCGACCTCGTGGCCCAGGCTCGCAGTCCATCCGAGCTGGACGAACTGATCCGGCGCGGCGAGGTGCAGTTCGCCATCACCATTCCCGGCGACTTCACCCGGCGGGTGGCGCGCGGCGACAAGGCCCAGATCCTGGTGGAGGCCGACGCCACCGATCCCTCGGCGACCGGCCCGGCCGTCGCGGCCCTGGCCGCCCTGCCGACCCAGGCCCTGGCGGGCGACCTGAAGGGCGCCCTGGCCCCCAGGCTGCAGGCCAAGCCCGCCTTCGAGGTGGTGGTCCACCGCCGCTACAACCCGGAGGCCGTCACCGCCTACAACATCGTGCCGGGCCTGCTGGGCGTCATCCTCTCCATGACGCTGGTCATGATGACCTCGCTCAGCGTCACCCGCGAGACTGAGCGCGGCACCATGGAAAGCCTGCTGGCCACGCCTGTGGAACCGATCGAGGTGATGATCGGCAAGCTCGCGCCCTACGTCCTGGTGGGCCTCGCCCAGACCGTCATCATCCTGACCATCGCCAAGCTGCTGTTCCATGTGCCGATGCTGGGGGGCTGGATCGGTCTCGCCTTGGGGATCGGCCTGTTCATCGTGGGGTCGCTCGCCCTCGGCTTCCTGATTTCCACGGCGGCGCAGTCGCAGCTTCAGGCCATGCAGATGAGCTTCTTCTACATCCTGCCCTCGATCCTGCTCTCGGGCTTCATGTTCCCCTTCCGCGGCATGCCGGGCTGGGCCCAGGCGCTGGGGGAGGTGATCCCGGTCACCCATTTTCTGCGGGTGGTGCGCGGCGCCCTGCTGAAGGGGCAGAGCCTGGGCGACATGTGGCGCGAACTGCTGGCCCTGCTGGCCTTCGTCTGCGTGGTCACGGCGCTGGCCATGGCCCGCTATCGGCGGACATTGGATTAG